The genomic region CGGGATCTGGACATCTGTCGTGACTCGTGAACCACGTCCAATTGTACGGCCATTTTggaatcaaaaaaaaaaaaaaaccaaaagggCTTTGGCTTCACTCTCTAACATTCCAATAGGCAGTAGCTGTTTTTGCTTTTACTTATTCTTTTCTATATTcgcattttcttttttaattattaatgttaTTTACATCTCCAGATAAATAACTTCTCATCGCAAATTCACAACCTCACTCTCTCTTTCACTGCACAGGACAGAAACAGAAgcagaaacaaagaaagacaGACaggcagagagagagagatatatatatagagaaaCGCTACAGACACAGTCACAGACAGCTCCTGCGAACATCACAGACTCGGAGTTTAGAGGAGATAGAAACTgcttagatttttattttttaaataaacaattactaatatatatatatagagagggAGATTCACGAAGATGGTGAGGATAATTCCCATGGCCTCCTCAATACGACCGTCGCTCTCGTCGTTTAGGTTCTCCGGTGGTGTTCCTAGTACGCGTTTTGGCGTTTCCCTCTCCCCGTTTCACCTTCCTCGACGCCTGCTTTTCTCTCATCTAGGCAGCAGTAAGCactatttctattttttttataagtttatttCCCCTGTATTCCCtagaatttagttatttatatatgttttaattgttttagttaattggggatttaattaCTGATGGAAGAATTAGAAGGTATCGGGCATTGAAGTTGAACTTCTGGAGTTCATTTTAGAGTGTTTTAAGATTTAAATATCAGATTTTTAAGGAATTTAGATGCATCTGCTTACAATGCAGTGGTTGAAACAATCAGTAATTTGTTAGAATAATTGcatatttttctctcttgcGAAAATTATAGTAACAACTTCTGGAGATTCTGCTGAATTTTATagaatggaagaaatgaattTGTATGGATTCAATCATTTCCTTTATTTGAATGTTATCCAGCTGTTCCGCAATTGCAATTCTTTGGTTTGAAAGCTTCTAAGCTGTTGAGAGCTGAGGGAAGCAGGGTAGGGATGCCTCTGGTCGGAAATGTGGTACAAGCTAGCACGGCAGCTGCCGAAGAAACTGCCCTAGAGTGGGttaaaaaggataaaagaaGAATGCTCCATGTTGTTTATCGGGTTGGGGATTTGGACAGGACCATCAAGTATGTGTCAAGATgtattagtattatttttgCTTCCTTTATTAATCTCATGAATGGATTGCGAGATAGATGTGTTCTTTTTAAACAATCTTGTGGTTGGAATCTTTGAACCAAACTTGAATGTATGGTGGTTGCAGATTCTATACTGAGTGCCTGGGAATGAAGCTGTTGAGGAAACGAGACATACCTGAGGAGAGATACACAAATGCCTTTCTTGGATATGGGCCAGAAGATTCTCACTTTGTTATTGAACTCACCTACAGTAAGCTATCCTATACTCTTTTGCTTTTCTAAATGATGATAAATCTGAAATTCTGTAACTAtttgttataaatatttttccatATATGAATATTATAGTTGACAGTATATACGAGCTCAGCTGTGgatattaattttcattgaATGATGCCCGCCAGATTACGGTATTGATAAGTATGACATCGGAACTGCATTTGGTCATTTTGGTATTGCTGTTGAGGATGTAAGTTCAAACTTTGGCTTCCAAAATTGTGTTActgttttccatttttaacAAGATGATAGACTGTTATGTATCTTAGAGTTTCTAGGTTCTGGTTTCTAAAGCCAAATGCTTGTATGCTCCACTGATTAGGTTGCCAAGACTGTGGAACTTATAAAGGCCAAGGGTGGAAAAGTAACCAGAGAACCTGGTCCAGTGAAAGGTGGTAGTACTGTAATTGCATTTATTGAGGATCCTGATGGTTACAAGTTTGAACTGCTGGAAAGGGGGCCTACTCCTGAACCCTTGTGCCAAGTAATGCTACGTGTTGGTGATCTTGGTCGTTCCATAAATTTCTATGAGAAGGTGAGAGTTGCTGGGAAATGCTGGGCAATAATATCTGATATTTTACAGTCTTTTACATAAACTGATGAACATGCCATTTTTGGGAGGTTACTATGTTTTTAAGTCATGTAGTAGGTCTTACTCTCTATCTCCTTTCCTCTCAGGCCTTTGGCATGGAGCTTCTTCGCACACGAGATAATCCAGAGTACAAGGTAAACAGCTATCCACTATTTCATTTGGCAAATAACCAGTTAAAATGTGTATTCTGGGGAGAGAagtggaaaaagaaagaggagaAAAAGGGGTTGGGGGAGTTTAGGGTTTCAAAGAAGGATTCAAGTGTGCATATTGCGTGTTTGTGTGCGTGCTTTCTTGCATGTCCTTATTGTCACCTCAGATATATGAACTGACATATGTTtgtgatttttccttttagtaTACAATAGCCATGATGGGCTATGGGCCTGAAGATAAAAATGCCGTGCTTGAGTTGACGTACAACTATGGGGTCACTGATTATGACAAGGGAAATGCGTATGCTCAGGTAGAAATAtttctgctttttttttttttcacttcaatCTTTAAAAGCTTTTACTTCTCTTTGTTTGGAAAACATAACCATGCATGCAGGGGGGAACTTCTTTTGGTGGATTTTGGCAACTGTTTTTGGTGATTTCTTGtgtttttatacttttatgtATTTACAAAGAAAGAATATGTGGTTTAATATGTTGTTTTTTGGTATGGTCAGAGACTTTTAGATGTTTGGGGGTTTTGTTGGCCGGAACAGGGGTTCTCTTTTGAGCTTGTTTGTAGGAAGGGTTACTGGTAGGCAATTGAGAGGCCCGGGAACCCTTCTCTTTTGTACTGATTGTTGAGTTCTGTTTTTGGTGCCATGATTCAGAGATATTACTTCAGGACTGTGAAAGTAACAGACCTGAATCTTGGCTGTTTCCCATTCAGAGGAGTACCATTGGTTCCCTCtgtaatgaatatatattgaattttcaaaaaaaaaaaaaaaagaaacaaaacataaCCATGCAGTATGTTTGTgattctactttgttttttcgAGCCGTTATTTCTTATTTCATGGGAACAAGTTAAAGGCTTATCACTTGCGACTGTGCAGATTGCAATTGGCACAGATGATGTTTACAAAACTGCAGAGGCAGTCAAACTTTTTGGTGGGAAAATTACCCGGGAACCTGGACCATTACCTGGTATCAACACCAAGATCACTGCATGCTTAGATCCTGATGGTTGGAAGACGGTATGcctgttttctttttggggCCAAATTCATCATCTTTTCCTTAGTTGGAGAACTTTTGAAACTTAATCTGGTTTGATTAACATCTAGCAATGTATTCAGTTTCTTTAGGAATAATGATAGGTGAACTTCCATTCAAAGAACATGTCCAACATGGTTGGAAGACTATATTCTTAAATGTGATGCAACTTAGTTGTATTCTGTAAGTTGAAGATTGGGGGGGGGGGTTCAATGTTGTTGATGAGTCTGTTATTGTTGGTTCAGTTTCATGCCACAAAGTAGTGGAAAAGTCTGAAATTTTGGAGcatacttttcaaaataagCTTCTGCATAAACTTTTTACATCTTTATTGAGTGTACTGAGTTAACGGCAATGAAAATTATGGTGCTGAATGCCTTTCAACACAAAGATATCAACAACATCTCTGAAAAGAACATACATCAAGAATGTTTGCTCATTCATGTGCATTGCTCCAATATAGACTTCTATTAGCTTTTTGTAGAAAAGGTTTCTGTTTTTGATTAATATGCAGCACCACTTCATTTTTTTGATTGTTTCTACTTAAGAGATGAAGTAACTTGTGTTGCTTATTCTTTTTTGTAATTGACTCACTTTGCTCTTTAATTTTGCAGGTTTTTGTTGATAACATCGATTTCCTCAAGGAATTGGAGTGAGTTTCGGGCATATTCTCATAGTATCCTTTTGACACTGGAACCTGAACCTGAGCTGAAAGGATTTGTTGAAGAAATTTCCCATGAGAACACAGCCAATCCCGTTTTGTAGATAAATCTTGAACGGGACAATCGCATAGCCATTAGCTTCACAGAAGTGCAGGGATCTTGAGATGTCAGTTTCTGTTTAATtatctttcttattttatttcaatgaaaTATTATCACAAAACACTTTCATTTGATTCAGCTGCCTGTTAGGAGTTGCCTGTAAGCATACAAAATGTACTATAGTAATCCGTGTCTGCTATGTTATGTATTTGAAGTTGATTCTCTAATTTTTGAGTCCCAAGGAAAATTTGTTTAAAGCATTCACCAAAAACGTGTAAGACGTAGTTAAAAATTTGCATCACTG from Theobroma cacao cultivar B97-61/B2 chromosome 9, Criollo_cocoa_genome_V2, whole genome shotgun sequence harbors:
- the LOC18588548 gene encoding probable lactoylglutathione lyase, chloroplastic, giving the protein MVRIIPMASSIRPSLSSFRFSGGVPSTRFGVSLSPFHLPRRLLFSHLGSTVPQLQFFGLKASKLLRAEGSRVGMPLVGNVVQASTAAAEETALEWVKKDKRRMLHVVYRVGDLDRTIKFYTECLGMKLLRKRDIPEERYTNAFLGYGPEDSHFVIELTYNYGIDKYDIGTAFGHFGIAVEDVAKTVELIKAKGGKVTREPGPVKGGSTVIAFIEDPDGYKFELLERGPTPEPLCQVMLRVGDLGRSINFYEKAFGMELLRTRDNPEYKYTIAMMGYGPEDKNAVLELTYNYGVTDYDKGNAYAQIAIGTDDVYKTAEAVKLFGGKITREPGPLPGINTKITACLDPDGWKTVFVDNIDFLKELE